Proteins encoded by one window of Aphis gossypii isolate Hap1 chromosome X, ASM2018417v2, whole genome shotgun sequence:
- the LOC114121919 gene encoding phosphatidylglycerophosphatase and protein-tyrosine phosphatase 1 isoform X1, which translates to MFARVTFYPTLLYNVFMEKVTQRNWYDRIDENVILGALPFRNISQKLIDEENVRCVISMNESYELEHFTPQPDEWKKMGVEHCQLSTKDIFETPSHEKLIQGVSVMEAVSKDGNTVYVHCKAGRTRSATLVGCYLMSKHNWTPEQAIENIVSKRPHIWLRNQQLESLKKYYDAVVKEKFNAFKTDIN; encoded by the exons atgtttGCCCGTGTCACATTTTATCCCacacttttatataatgtatttatggaAAAAGTAACACAGCGCAACTGGTATGATCGAATTgatgaaaatgttatattggGTGCACTTCCTTTTAGGAATATAAGTcaaaaa ttaattgatGAAGAAAATGTCAGATGTGTAATATCAATGAATGAATCATACGAATTAGAACATTTTACACCTCAACCAGAt gAATGGAAAAAAATGGGAGTAGAACATTGTCAGCTGAGTACAAAAGACATTTTTGAAACTCCGTCTCATGAGAAATTAATTCAAGGCGTTTCAGTGATGGAAGCAGTTTCAAAAGATGGTAATACTGTATATGTACATTGCAAGGCAGGTCGTACTCGTAGTGCAACTCTTGTGGGCTGTTATTTGATgtct AAACATAATTGGACTCCTGAACAagcaattgaaaatattgtatccaAGCGACCTCATATTTGGTTACGTAATCAACAATTAGAGAGTCTCAAAAAGTATTATGatg CTGtggtaaaagaaaaatttaatgctTTCAAAAcggatattaattaa
- the LOC114121919 gene encoding phosphatidylglycerophosphatase and protein-tyrosine phosphatase 1 isoform X3 — protein MFARVTFYPTLLYNVFMEKVTQRNWYDRIDENVILGALPFRNISQKLIDEENVRCVISMNESYELEHFTPQPDEWKKMGVEHCQLSTKDIFETPSHEKLIQGVSVMEAVSKDGNTVYVHCKAGRTRSATLVGCYLMSKHNWTPEQAIENIVSKRPHIWLRNQQLESLKKYYDDIIH, from the exons atgtttGCCCGTGTCACATTTTATCCCacacttttatataatgtatttatggaAAAAGTAACACAGCGCAACTGGTATGATCGAATTgatgaaaatgttatattggGTGCACTTCCTTTTAGGAATATAAGTcaaaaa ttaattgatGAAGAAAATGTCAGATGTGTAATATCAATGAATGAATCATACGAATTAGAACATTTTACACCTCAACCAGAt gAATGGAAAAAAATGGGAGTAGAACATTGTCAGCTGAGTACAAAAGACATTTTTGAAACTCCGTCTCATGAGAAATTAATTCAAGGCGTTTCAGTGATGGAAGCAGTTTCAAAAGATGGTAATACTGTATATGTACATTGCAAGGCAGGTCGTACTCGTAGTGCAACTCTTGTGGGCTGTTATTTGATgtct AAACATAATTGGACTCCTGAACAagcaattgaaaatattgtatccaAGCGACCTCATATTTGGTTACGTAATCAACAATTAGAGAGTCTCAAAAAGTATTATGatg atattatccACTGA
- the LOC114121919 gene encoding phosphatidylglycerophosphatase and protein-tyrosine phosphatase 1 isoform X2 produces the protein MFARVTFYPTLLYNVFMEKVTQRNWYDRIDENVILGALPFRNISQKLIDEENVRCVISMNESYELEHFTPQPDEWKKMGVEHCQLSTKDIFETPSHEKLIQGVSVMEAVSKDGNTVYVHCKAGRTRSATLVGCYLMSKHNWTPEQAIENIVSKRPHIWLRNQQLESLKKYYDEKSIWRIG, from the exons atgtttGCCCGTGTCACATTTTATCCCacacttttatataatgtatttatggaAAAAGTAACACAGCGCAACTGGTATGATCGAATTgatgaaaatgttatattggGTGCACTTCCTTTTAGGAATATAAGTcaaaaa ttaattgatGAAGAAAATGTCAGATGTGTAATATCAATGAATGAATCATACGAATTAGAACATTTTACACCTCAACCAGAt gAATGGAAAAAAATGGGAGTAGAACATTGTCAGCTGAGTACAAAAGACATTTTTGAAACTCCGTCTCATGAGAAATTAATTCAAGGCGTTTCAGTGATGGAAGCAGTTTCAAAAGATGGTAATACTGTATATGTACATTGCAAGGCAGGTCGTACTCGTAGTGCAACTCTTGTGGGCTGTTATTTGATgtct AAACATAATTGGACTCCTGAACAagcaattgaaaatattgtatccaAGCGACCTCATATTTGGTTACGTAATCAACAATTAGAGAGTCTCAAAAAGTATTATGatg agaaATCAATATGGCGTATAGGGTAG